In Rutidosis leptorrhynchoides isolate AG116_Rl617_1_P2 chromosome 6, CSIRO_AGI_Rlap_v1, whole genome shotgun sequence, the DNA window GTAAATGGTTATTTTGGGCAAAACGGGTCAAAAGGATCAAAAGTGTACTTTAGTGCATACATATATAACTTGCTTTtgaaaattatattaaatataactatTGTAATAACTCGTACCAAATCAGTTAGttataaaaaagtaaaaaaaaaaaaaaaaaaaattttattttgataCAAAACTGATTCAGATCCACCCAAACCGGCCTATACTAGAAAATAACCCATTTGACCTGTATCTGATAACCCAAATGGCCAACTCTTGTACCATTTAATAGCTCTTTAATTTATAAGACACCATGTAGCTTATCACTTTATTCTTTTAACTTATAATATCAGTTCAAAAGAAGGTCGCAGTAGGTTATCTATAACAGAACGCAGAAAAAACTTCATAAATCTTAGATATATCAATATAATCATGATAACAGGAGCATGAATAAGTAGAACTATGATATGATTTGTGTGAAAAGACCAAACCATAAACAATGCAACTTACTGTTTTGCACGTTTAGTATCTGTTTCGGACACCGAACCCCTGTTGCTAGAAGAATCTTTTCTTTCAGAAGCATCTGCATCTTGATGAGCAGGTTCAACTGCATCCTTCTTATCAGTTGCAGGATATTTAGAGGCCCGAAGAACAAAGTTGTCCCTAGGAGTAGTTAACCCACTATAATGTTTTAGTGAGCTTTGTGATGAATCCCCAACCCGATTCTTGTTTTTACTCATTGTATTCGGCTCATAGAAAGATACATTTCTGAAATCTTTATACATGTCAAAGTCTTGTGGTCCCCATGAAGGAGCAGAACTCAAGTTCCTCAATCTGAATTCATTCTGTGCTCGATATTCATTGTGAGCCGCATTAGCAGCTTCCATGTATGCAAAAGAGTCGCTTGATGAGCGCCGATGGCCTCTTCGTACAGGTGACTCTGGTTCATTAAGAAGATCATCTAACCAAGAAGGTTGTTCTTCTATCAGAAAGCTTTCAGATGAAGTACGTTGATGAAGCGAATTTGCATCTCTATATTTCGGTGGGCCATTTGGCCCAATTGCAGAATTTGAGACATAATCAGCATGTGACATAGCATTATTTGGAAATGGACTTTTAGGAGGAAGTAAAGAGTTCTTTCCACTGTACACCAAACTTTTCATCGTTGAAGGTCCTTTAGAGTTTGCCATAGCTACAGCTCAGATTTCTGATAAAGACTGACATCAAAAGTTTATCAGTAAACAAGTTTGTTTCGTAATCGATTTAACTTAATCAAATTTAATCTTTAAACTAAAAAAATTAATCAACTCTACGTTCGATAAAGAGACTGAGACTCCTATGACAACCCTACTTTAAGTTAATCTTTGAATCTGACAGGACTTGCATTAGAGTATTCGTTACAACTGTTAGATTAGCTCATACTGTTTTAAACCTATTAAATTAACATCCTAACATGCTTATCATAAAAACTACAGGTTTCTATACTATCATCGATCGACTGGTTCGAAATCGTAATAAGAGGAAGCTTTTCGCAGCATAGGAACAGTTAGCAAATATATATCTGAGAACATCAGTAACTGTAGCAACAAATCAACAATGGAGCAAGAAACTCCTCTTTATTAGAATTTTTACACCGATCATTATAATGACAGTCATACACATGAAATCTCTTGCATAATTCAATATTACAGTTACAAATTCATGTCCAGATTTGTAATTTTTTTTCAGTGAAAAAACATTATGAactatataaaatttaaaaaactaCTTTTCGCAGTAGAAAAAAACAAAATCAGGTATACTTAATTCCTAATCACACAATTAATATCATACTTGCAAGCTATATCTACAGCTCTTATATTTCCAACAGCAACAAAAAACTAAACAGTAATCAAGTATATATCATCTACATTTTACCTAATACGAACAACTAACAGCTCGACTTAAGCAAACACGTAGAtttcaaaagaaattgacgattaaATCGATGATTACCTGTAATTACGCACTATAGGTGTTAAAATTAGGCAATGTGATCCGATAGAATTGATAAGAATTACGAGTCGAATTAAATCGAATTCGACTTCGTAATCGATTCTAATTTGAATATCTAGGGTTTTATTTTGGTGTGATGAACGAATCTATCGTTTTTCGTTGACTTTGGTTGATGAATAAAGCTCCTGTTTGACAACCCAAAATGAGATGTTCTTGCTTCCTCTTTTTCATTTTTTATTAATTTATGGATTAAATTATTACCACTTCCGGATACTTACTATTTCTAGTTTTTACCTGTCGTAAAAAAAATTGACATGTGACAGATTTCATACATCCAGAGATGAAAATCCACCGCACCATTTCGTCCACTAGCTAAGTGCCAAGCTGTAAATCTGCAAGTTGAAAAGGAAATGCCCACCGGGAAGGCACTTATGGCCTAATTACAATTGGGTCCCCTAAGTTTGGCCTTAATTACAAAACGATCTTCACCTAACAATTTGTTCATCCACAATTCACAACTTTGAGATCTAAATTAGGGCCACTGATGTTCGAACTAGGTGTATgttatgtatgtacgtatgtatgctTATGTAGGTGTGTATGTTATACATATATGGTTGTATGTATGgttgtatgcatgtatgtatgtacgtaggtaTGTTTCATGTATGTACATAGGTATGTTTCATGTATGTACGAAGGTATGTTTGGTGTATGGATGTATGTAGGTTTATgtttgtgtgtatgtatgtatgtatgtatgtacgcatgtatgcatgtatgtatgactaggtgcatcttgggaccattatggctgaggacgacctTCCTTGCTCTTGAGCTTGGTTGGTTTCTTTTAGCTGAGTGGTTTTGGGGGTGTCTACCGTAAATGTGCATGAGTGGTTTTTGATTTGCTACGGGTGGTTGACTCTTTGCTTGCgcaacctgtgatgacccgtccaaattcatttggacgaatacatcattcattgatttcatagtgaggttttgacctctatatgatacgttttgtaaacattgcattcttttgaaaaggcacaccataaatgaatatataaatccaaggttttcgacatttgatgatttctacgtatagacaatcaccgtatataatagtttttaataatacatccgttgacaatacagtcaaataagatacatggtgatgattttgtgaatgcaaagttttctcgaataaagcatgtatgactccatgcacatagcttgtataacgtataagcaaacagcggaagacttctaggaacctgagactaaacatgcttaaaagtgtcaacacaaaggttggtgagttcatagttttaatgttgcgcataatctgtatataaaggtggatcacaagatttcagttgtttcatccagaaacgtttatcaaaatattctataagaagtacccctgttttaacatacatgcaaccaacatgtacaatacacgcaatccaacgtgtactaaactcaaatagtatacatctgttttatagttcatgctagggtttctatacccggaacatacggggatgtcaagccctatggatccatatataacaacTCGCGCCCacaagttcttataaccggcagttactagttaccaaagctaatggattttcggttcaaactcggtgtagaatttagtatgtacttgtatccattacgtttaaaataaagtgcatgtattctcagcccaaaaatatatattgcaaaagcaattaaaaatggagcaaatgaaactcaccttagcagcacataaggtcattcaccgaaatgtgaccgaaactcggaaagcaaaataatcgtagatctcaacctagagaacaaatgttggtcaatacatgtctaacaagctaggtcaggtcatagtgtatcacaattctaatgctcgaaaccgacatgcaaaagttaacaaaagtcatctcaaaaagtcaactttgacaattggttAACAGaatgagacgtgtcttatataagaattcatttactcgactagtagtatccaaaaatctaatttattaatcttataagtaagttgtttaaatattaattgtagtttcaaacacaatttcaattaacgtcaaacataattcagttgaccatatcttttaatccgttcatcgaaatctcgcgatttctaaatgaaaagttattaatttttcgatagtttttcaacgacatgcatatcaaatACTTTATATCAGTGGCATATGTATCAAACTCGtgtttcatcataaactatctaacgacaaaattaaaatatacaagcatgcataaatatatatactcgagc includes these proteins:
- the LOC139852968 gene encoding uncharacterized protein At4g06598-like, with translation MANSKGPSTMKSLVYSGKNSLLPPKSPFPNNAMSHADYVSNSAIGPNGPPKYRDANSLHQRTSSESFLIEEQPSWLDDLLNEPESPVRRGHRRSSSDSFAYMEAANAAHNEYRAQNEFRLRNLSSAPSWGPQDFDMYKDFRNVSFYEPNTMSKNKNRVGDSSQSSLKHYSGLTTPRDNFVLRASKYPATDKKDAVEPAHQDADASERKDSSSNRGSVSETDTKRAKQQFAQRSRVRKLQYIAELEKNVQALQAEGSEVSAEVEFMNQQSLILGMENKALKQRLDNLAQEKLIKYMEHEVLEREIGRLRALYQQQQQPQPQQPPIGHRRSASKDKLDAQFANLSLKKDSTSARDVSGPLHI